The Mixta hanseatica genome includes a region encoding these proteins:
- a CDS encoding PhoH family protein: MNIETREIQLEPADNNRLLSLCGPFDDNVKQLERRLGIEISHRDHSFKLVGRALCVNAAVDILRNLYVDTAPVRGVIPDIEPEQIHLAIKESRVLEQTAESVPEYGKAVNIKTKRGVIKPRTPNQAQYIANILDHDITFGVGPAGTGKTYLAVAAAVDALERQEIRRILLTRPAVEAGEKLGFLPGDLSQKVDPYLRPLYDALFEMLGFERVEKLIERNVIEVAPLAYMRGRTLNDAFIILDESQNTTIEQMKMFLTRIGFNSKAVITGDITQIDLPRNAKSGLRHAIEVLSNVEEISFNFFHSEDVVRHPVVARIVTAYEAWEEADQKRRDKLAEERKREAQAAAQEQK; the protein is encoded by the coding sequence TTGAATATCGAAACACGCGAAATACAATTAGAACCCGCCGATAATAATCGGTTGCTGAGCCTGTGCGGTCCGTTTGACGATAACGTGAAGCAGCTGGAGCGCCGGTTGGGTATCGAAATCAGCCACCGCGATCACAGCTTTAAGCTGGTCGGGCGTGCGCTGTGCGTTAATGCCGCCGTGGATATCCTGCGTAATCTGTACGTTGATACCGCCCCGGTACGCGGCGTGATCCCGGATATCGAGCCGGAACAGATTCATCTGGCGATTAAAGAGAGCCGCGTGCTGGAGCAGACGGCGGAAAGCGTGCCGGAATATGGCAAAGCGGTAAACATCAAAACAAAACGCGGCGTGATCAAGCCACGAACGCCGAATCAGGCGCAGTATATTGCTAACATCCTTGACCATGACATCACCTTCGGCGTCGGCCCGGCGGGTACGGGTAAAACCTATCTGGCGGTAGCAGCGGCGGTTGATGCCCTGGAGCGCCAGGAAATACGCCGTATTCTGCTGACGCGTCCGGCTGTCGAAGCGGGTGAAAAGCTCGGCTTTCTGCCGGGTGATTTAAGCCAGAAGGTCGATCCCTATTTGCGTCCGCTGTATGACGCGCTGTTCGAGATGCTGGGTTTTGAGCGCGTAGAGAAGCTGATTGAGCGTAACGTGATTGAGGTTGCGCCGCTGGCCTATATGCGCGGCCGCACGCTGAATGATGCGTTTATTATTCTCGACGAAAGCCAGAACACCACCATCGAGCAGATGAAGATGTTTCTGACCCGTATCGGTTTTAACTCAAAAGCGGTCATTACTGGCGACATTACTCAGATCGACCTGCCGCGCAATGCTAAATCCGGCCTGCGCCATGCGATTGAAGTGTTGTCAAACGTCGAAGAAATCAGCTTTAACTTCTTCCACAGCGAAGATGTGGTGCGCCATCCGGTGGTCGCCCGCATTGTCACGGCCTATGAGGCCTGGGAAGAAGCCGATCAAAAACGCCGCGATAAGCTGGCCGAAGAACGTAAGCGCGAAGCGCAGGCAGCAGCACAGGAACAGAAATGA
- the ubiF gene encoding 3-demethoxyubiquinol 3-hydroxylase: MHQTQFDVVVVGGGMVGAALASGLAQQGFQVAVLERALPAAFDPDAPPDIRISAIGCASVDLLKQLDVWPAVQQMRCAPYRKLETWEWQTARVQFDADSLGLPELGYMVENSVLQLALWQRLQQQPVTLFAPAKLSALQQHNGGWQLTLEDGQTLTTRLVVGADGANSQVRQLTGIGIQGWNYSQSCMLIGVELEHAAGDTTWQHFTPDGPHALLPLFDRWASLVWYDSPARIRQLQAMTPEQLQKEVARCFPARLGHFRVQQAASFPLVRRHASRYVLPGLALVGDAAHTINPLAGQGVNLGYRDVDALIEVLTTARDQAEAWSSERVLLRYQRQRQKDNFLMQSGMDLFYFAFSNRLPPLRVLRNVGLMAAEHAGVLKRQALRYALGL; encoded by the coding sequence ATGCATCAAACGCAATTCGATGTCGTCGTGGTTGGCGGCGGTATGGTTGGCGCGGCGCTGGCCAGCGGGCTGGCGCAGCAGGGCTTTCAGGTTGCCGTGCTGGAACGCGCGCTGCCGGCGGCTTTCGATCCTGATGCGCCGCCGGATATTCGTATTTCCGCTATCGGCTGCGCCTCGGTGGATTTACTAAAACAGCTCGACGTCTGGCCGGCCGTGCAGCAAATGCGCTGCGCGCCCTATCGTAAGCTGGAAACCTGGGAATGGCAGACGGCGCGCGTCCAGTTTGATGCCGATAGCCTTGGGCTGCCGGAGCTGGGTTACATGGTAGAGAATTCGGTGTTGCAGCTGGCGTTGTGGCAGCGTTTGCAGCAGCAGCCGGTAACGCTGTTCGCACCGGCAAAATTAAGCGCGCTGCAGCAGCATAACGGCGGCTGGCAGCTGACGCTGGAGGATGGCCAGACGCTTACTACCCGGCTGGTGGTGGGCGCCGATGGCGCGAACTCGCAGGTGCGTCAGCTGACCGGCATCGGCATCCAGGGTTGGAATTACAGTCAGTCCTGTATGCTGATTGGCGTAGAGCTGGAGCATGCGGCGGGCGATACTACCTGGCAGCATTTCACACCGGACGGACCGCATGCGCTGCTGCCGTTGTTCGATCGCTGGGCCTCGCTGGTCTGGTATGACAGCCCGGCCCGCATCCGCCAGCTGCAGGCGATGACGCCAGAACAGCTGCAAAAAGAGGTGGCGCGCTGTTTTCCGGCGCGCCTGGGGCATTTTCGCGTGCAGCAGGCTGCCTCCTTCCCGCTGGTACGTCGTCACGCCAGCCGTTATGTATTACCGGGGCTGGCGCTGGTCGGCGATGCGGCGCACACCATCAATCCGCTGGCGGGGCAGGGGGTTAATCTGGGTTACCGCGACGTTGATGCGTTGATTGAAGTATTAACGACGGCGCGCGACCAGGCGGAAGCGTGGTCTTCAGAACGCGTGCTGCTGCGTTATCAGCGTCAGCGCCAAAAAGATAATTTTTTGATGCAGAGCGGGATGGACCTGTTTTATTTCGCCTTTAGCAACCGCCTGCCGCCGCTGCGCGTGCTGCGTAATGTAGGGCTGATGGCGGCGGAACATGCTGGCGTGCTGAAGCGTCAGGCGCTGCGTTACGCTTTGGGGCTGTAA
- the ybeY gene encoding rRNA maturation RNase YbeY yields the protein MSQVILDLQLACEQASGLPSEADFRRWLEAVLLQFQPESEVTIRVVDEAESHDLNLTWRGKDKPTNVLSFPFEAPPGIELPLLGDLVICRQVVEQEAAEQEKALEAHWAHMVIHGTLHLLGYDHIEDDEAEEMESLETEIMLALGYPDPYISEKEAP from the coding sequence ATGAGTCAGGTTATTCTCGATTTACAGCTGGCCTGCGAGCAGGCCAGCGGACTGCCGAGCGAAGCGGATTTCCGTCGCTGGCTGGAAGCGGTGCTGTTACAGTTCCAGCCCGAAAGCGAAGTTACCATTCGCGTGGTGGATGAAGCGGAAAGCCACGATCTCAACCTGACCTGGCGTGGGAAAGATAAACCTACCAATGTGCTCTCTTTCCCGTTTGAAGCGCCACCCGGCATTGAGTTGCCGCTGCTGGGCGACCTGGTGATTTGCCGTCAGGTCGTCGAACAAGAAGCCGCCGAGCAGGAAAAAGCGCTGGAAGCGCACTGGGCGCACATGGTTATCCATGGCACCCTGCATTTGCTGGGTTACGATCATATTGAAGATGATGAAGCCGAAGAGATGGAATCGCTGGAGACTGAGATAATGCTTGCTCTTGGTTATCCCGATCCGTACATTTCGGAGAAAGAGGCGCCGTAA
- the corC gene encoding CNNM family magnesium/cobalt transport protein CorC (CorC(YbeX) belongs to the Cyclin M Mg2+ Exporter (CNNM) family, and was characterized as belonging to a set of three proteins, at least one of which must be present for CorA to function.), whose product MSDDHSQNSDSPSSKKGFFSLILNQLFHGEPKNREELLELIRDSEQNELIDQDTRDMLEGVMDIAEQRVRDIMIPRSQMITLKRNQSLEECLQVIVESAHSRFPVISEDKDHVEGILMAKDLLPFMSSGSEPFSMEKVLRPAVVVPESKRVDRMLKEFRSQRYHMAIVIDEFGGVSGLVTIEDILELIVGEIEDEYDDEEDRDIRQLSRHAYTIRALTPIEDFNEAFATQFSDEEVDTIGGLVMQAFGHLPARGESIEIEGYQFKVAMADSRRIIQVHVRIPENAPLPALDE is encoded by the coding sequence ATGAGCGACGACCATTCACAAAACAGCGACAGTCCCAGTAGTAAAAAGGGCTTTTTTTCCCTCATTCTCAACCAGCTTTTTCATGGTGAGCCTAAAAACCGTGAAGAACTGTTGGAACTCATTCGTGATTCCGAGCAGAACGAACTGATCGATCAGGATACGCGTGACATGCTGGAAGGCGTCATGGATATCGCTGAGCAGCGCGTCCGCGATATAATGATCCCCCGCTCGCAAATGATTACGCTGAAACGTAATCAAAGCCTTGAAGAGTGTCTGCAGGTCATCGTTGAGTCCGCCCATTCCCGCTTCCCGGTGATTAGCGAAGATAAAGATCATGTTGAAGGGATCCTGATGGCGAAAGATTTGCTGCCGTTTATGAGCAGTGGATCAGAGCCTTTCAGTATGGAAAAGGTGCTGCGCCCGGCCGTTGTCGTGCCGGAAAGCAAGCGCGTGGACCGGATGCTGAAAGAGTTTCGCTCTCAGCGCTATCATATGGCGATCGTTATCGATGAGTTTGGCGGCGTTTCTGGCCTGGTGACCATTGAAGATATTCTTGAGCTGATCGTGGGTGAAATTGAAGATGAGTATGATGATGAAGAAGATCGTGATATTCGTCAGCTTAGTCGTCACGCCTATACTATTCGCGCCCTGACGCCGATTGAAGACTTCAATGAAGCCTTTGCGACGCAGTTTAGCGATGAAGAGGTCGATACTATCGGCGGTCTGGTCATGCAGGCGTTTGGTCATCTGCCGGCGCGCGGCGAAAGTATTGAAATCGAAGGCTATCAGTTTAAAGTCGCGATGGCGGACAGTCGCCGTATCATTCAGGTGCACGTAAGAATACCGGAAAATGCGCCGCTGCCTGCGCTGGATGAATAA
- the miaB gene encoding tRNA (N6-isopentenyl adenosine(37)-C2)-methylthiotransferase MiaB, with translation MSKKLHIKTWGCQMNEYDSSKMADLLESTHGYALTEVAEEADILLLNTCSIREKAQEKVFHQLGRWKTLKERNPDLIIGVGGCVASQEGDHIRQRASYVDIVFGPQTLHRLPEMINTVRGSKSPVVDISFPEIEKFDRLPEPRAEGPTAFVSIMEGCNKYCTFCVVPYTRGEEVSRPCDDILLEIAQLAAQGVREVNLLGQNVNAYRGPAYDGGICSFAELLRLVAAIDGIDRIRFTTSHPIEFTDDIIDVYRDTPELVSFLHLPVQSGADRILTLMKRAHTALEYKAIIRKLKEARPDIQISSDFIIGFPGETQEDFEKTMKLIADVNFDMSFSFIYSARPGTPAADLPDDVSEEEKKQRLYILQDRINQQAMAWSRRMMGTVQRILVEGPSRKNVMELSGRTENNRVVNFEGTPEMIGKFVDVEIVDVYPNSLRGIVVRTEDEMGLRVAESPASVIARTRKENEIGVAIFQP, from the coding sequence ATGAGTAAAAAACTGCATATCAAAACCTGGGGCTGTCAGATGAACGAATACGATTCATCTAAAATGGCCGACCTGCTGGAGAGCACGCACGGCTACGCCCTCACGGAAGTGGCGGAAGAGGCTGATATTCTGCTGCTTAATACCTGCTCGATCCGCGAAAAGGCACAGGAGAAAGTCTTTCATCAGCTGGGCCGTTGGAAAACGCTGAAAGAGCGTAATCCTGATTTAATCATTGGCGTGGGTGGCTGCGTCGCCTCGCAGGAAGGTGACCATATTCGTCAGCGCGCCAGCTATGTCGATATTGTCTTCGGACCGCAAACCCTGCACCGCCTGCCGGAGATGATCAACACCGTACGCGGCTCGAAAAGCCCGGTCGTGGATATCAGCTTCCCGGAAATCGAGAAATTTGACCGTCTGCCGGAGCCGCGCGCTGAAGGCCCGACCGCGTTCGTTTCCATTATGGAAGGCTGCAACAAATACTGTACCTTCTGCGTGGTGCCTTATACTCGCGGCGAAGAGGTTAGCCGTCCCTGCGACGATATCCTGCTGGAAATCGCCCAGCTCGCTGCGCAGGGCGTACGTGAAGTTAACCTGCTGGGCCAGAACGTTAACGCTTATCGCGGGCCGGCATACGACGGCGGCATCTGCTCTTTTGCTGAGCTGCTGCGTCTGGTCGCCGCGATCGACGGCATCGATCGCATTCGCTTCACCACTAGCCATCCGATTGAATTCACTGACGATATTATTGACGTCTACCGTGATACGCCGGAGCTGGTGAGCTTCCTGCATCTGCCGGTACAGAGCGGCGCCGATCGCATCCTGACGCTGATGAAGCGCGCCCATACCGCGCTGGAATACAAAGCGATTATCCGTAAGCTAAAAGAAGCGCGTCCGGATATTCAAATCAGCTCTGACTTTATCATTGGCTTCCCTGGCGAAACTCAGGAAGACTTTGAAAAAACCATGAAGCTGATTGCCGACGTTAACTTCGATATGAGCTTCAGCTTTATCTATTCTGCGCGTCCCGGCACGCCGGCGGCTGACCTGCCGGACGATGTTAGCGAAGAAGAGAAGAAGCAGCGCCTGTATATCCTGCAGGATCGCATTAACCAGCAGGCAATGGCATGGAGCCGTCGGATGATGGGCACCGTACAGCGCATTCTGGTTGAGGGCCCGTCACGTAAAAACGTGATGGAGCTGTCAGGCCGTACGGAAAACAACCGCGTAGTGAACTTTGAAGGTACGCCGGAGATGATAGGCAAATTCGTCGATGTGGAAATCGTTGACGTTTATCCTAACTCTTTGCGCGGCATCGTGGTTCGCACCGAGGACGAGATGGGCCTGCGCGTAGCGGAAAGTCCGGCTTCGGTTATTGCGCGCACCCGTAAAGAGAATGAAATCGGCGTCGCCATTTTCCAGCCTTGA